One genomic region from Argentina anserina chromosome 2, drPotAnse1.1, whole genome shotgun sequence encodes:
- the LOC126782376 gene encoding UDP-glucose flavonoid 3-O-glucosyltransferase 7-like: protein METKTCEQLKILFFPYLARGHIIPLTHIAKLFSSRAVKSTIITTPLNAPFITKATQRSKDIEVTIIKLPSAEVGLPEECESADLITTAEMEVKFFEATRLLEPQLEQILDRHQPHCLVADMFFPWATDVAAKFEIPRLYFHATGSFSMSAALGVIIHRPHKKLLSETESFVIPGLPDEIKMTRNQIPDGFKLEDEVELSKFWKGAIECEKRSYGVIFNSFYELEPDYADHYKEMYGIKTWHIGPVSLFDKKGEDNTKAEQHQCLKWLDSKKPDSVVYICFGSQTIFADCQLLEIAAGLEASGQDFIWVVKKQKKEIELIEEWLPEGFEKRMQGRGLIIRDWAPQVLILEHKAVGAFLCHCGWNSILEAVSAGIPLITWPVSADNFFIEKLVTQILRVGVGVGAEKWVSFVDESLKTEASVKRDAIEKAVTRSLKGEEAEEMRKRVKAIGEMASRAIKDGGSSFSDLIALIEELKTQMTRKKRYS from the coding sequence ATGGAAACTAAAACCTGTGAGCAGCTTAAGATCTTGTTCTTCCCATACTTGGCTCGAGGCCACATCATACCCCTCACACATATAGCCAAATTGTTTTCTTCTCGTGCTGTGAAATCGACCATCATAACCACTCCCCTCAATGCACCATTCATTACCAAAGCAACCCAAAGAAGCAAAGACATTGAAGTTACTATCATCAAGCTCCCATCAGCTGAAGTTGGGTTGCCCGAGGAATGCGAGAGCGCTGATCTGATCACAACAGCTGAGATGGAAGTCAAATTCTTCGAAGCCACTCGTTTGCTCGAACCACAGCTCGAGCAGATTCTGGACCGACATCAACCTCATTGCCTTGTTGCTGATATGTTCTTTCCTTGGGCTACAGATGTTGCTGCCAAGTTTGAAATTCCAAGGTTATATTTTCATGCAACCGGATCGTTCTCTATGTCTGCTGCATTGGGTGTGATAATTCATCGGCCTCACAAGAAACTGTTATCTGAAACTGAAAGTTTTGTTATTCCTGGTCTCCCAGATGAGATCAAGATGACAAGAAACCAAATTCCCGATGGTTTTAAGCTAGAGGATGAAGTAGAGTTGAGCAAGTTCTGGAAAGGGGCCATTGAGTGTGAGAAAAGGAGCTATGGGGTCATTTTTAACAGCTTTTATGAACTCGAACCAGATTATGCTGATCATTACAAAGAAATGTATGGGATCAAGACATGGCATATTGGCCCCGTTTCCCTATTCGATAAAAAAGGAGAAGACAATACCAAAGCTGAGCAACACCAGTGCTTGAAATGGCTTGATTCTAAGAAACCCGATTCGgttgtgtatatatgtttCGGAAGCCAGACCATCTTTGCTGACTGTCAGCTCCTAGAAATTGCAGCTGGCCTCGAGGCTTCTGGACAAGACTTCATTTGGGTTGTGaagaaacagaagaaagagATAGAACTCATAGAAGAGTGGTTGCCTGAAGGATTTGAGAAGAGAATGCAAGGCAGAGGACTGATTATAAGAGATTGGGCGCCCCAAGTGTTGATCCTTGAGCATAAAGCTGTTGGAGCTTTTCTCTGTCACTGTGGTTGGAACTCAATCCTTGAAGCAGTCTCTGCTGGAATACCTTTAATCACCTGGCCGGTGTCTGCTGATAACTTTTTCATTGAGAAGCTGGTGACGCAGATACTTCGTGTTGGGGTTGGGGTCGGTGCTGAAAAATGGGTTTCATTTGTGGATGAAAGCTTGAAGACTGAAGCGAGTGTGAAGAGGGATGCCATAGAGAAGGCTGTGACAAGAAGTTTGAAAGGTGAAGAAGCAGAGGAAATGAGAAAAAGAGTTAAAGCGATTGGAGAGATGGCAAGCAGGGCTATTAAAGACGGTGGTTCATCTTTCTCCGATCTAATTGCTCTAATTGAAGAGTTGAAGACCCAAATGACCAGAAAAAAACGTTACTCCTAG